ACCGGCAGCAGCACGTAGAGGTGGTTGAGCGCGTCGGCGAGCCGCAGCGTGCCGTCGAGGGTCAGGTCCACGTAGCGGCTGTCACCCCACTGCGGGTGCAGTTCGTCCAGCGGGATGGCGGTGGCGGTGACGGCCCAGCCGAGCGGGGTGAACAACCGGGCGGCCACCTCGGCGCCGCCCCGGCAGCGCAGCACCGGAACTCGGATCTCCAATGGGATCCCGCTGGCGGCCAGCTCCGGTCGTGCCGAGGACTCGCCGCGCAGCGCCGAGCGGTACACCTTCGACAGCGCCGAGGCGAGCAGGCTGGACGCGGCGTACGGCCGGTCGTTGACGTACCGCCCGAGGGTGAAGCTCTCCGGCGTGGCGGCCGACTGCCGGCCACGACCCCGGCCCCGCGCGGCGGCCAGCCGCAACGGGTCGACGTCGAGCAGGAGGGCGGCCGTGCAGCGCTGCTCGCCGGCCTCCGGGTAGAAGACGTGCGCGGTGCCGACGGGCACGTCGAAGGCGTGCACTCGGTCGGGGTGCTTGACCAGCAGGTGACCGAGGTCGGTCGCCGGCTGGTGCGTGGTGGTCAGGGTGAGCAGCACTCGCACATGGTGCCAGCTCTATAGATCTTGCGTCGTCCGGTTTCCGGGGTGGTGGTCAGCGGTAGTCGTCTTCGTCGGCGCCGACCACGCGGGCCTGCTCCATCGCGTCCCAGTCGTCGACCTCCAGGCCACGGTGCGGCTCGTCCTCGACCTGGCTCGGGTCGACCACGGCGGCCTGCTCGACCGCGTCGGCCGGCTCGGCCTCCGGGTCGCGTTCCTCCGGGTCGAGGTGGTCGCCGGGGGCGAAGTCCTCGTCGGGCTGGCCCATGCGGTGCCTCCGGGATGTCGGTGGACGGGTACCCACCCACGGTACGGGGTGTGCCGGTGACCCGCTGGGAACCGGCCGGGCGCCGGGCCGGTGAGGGTACGCCAGGGTCGGGTTCGAGTCGGTCGAATCGACCCACCGGGGACTGTCGCCGGTGCCAGGATGGGTGCCGTGGGCTTCCTTATCCGGCTGGCGGCGACCGCCGTCGCGCTGTGGATCACCACGCTGATCGTGCCCGGGGTCGAGGTGACCGGGCGGACCGGCTATGACACGGCGTTCACCCTGCTCGTCGTGGCGCTGATCTTCGGTGTGATCAACGCGGTGCTCAAACCGGTCATCAAGGTCGTGGGCTGTGTCTTCTACCTGGTGACCCTCGGCCTGTTCGCGCTGGTGGTCAACGCCCTGTTGTTCCTGTTGACCGACTGGGTCGCCGGGCTCGGCGACCTGCCGTTCCACGTGGACGGTTTCTGGGCGGCCTTCTGGGGAGCCATCGTGATGGCGGTGGTCACCTGGCTGATCAGCGTCGTCGTGCCGGACCCGGCGGACCGGCGGTGAACGGACCCGGCGGGCCGGCGGTGCACCGGCCCGGTTGTGCCCCGCTGGCGCAGCTACGGGATACTGCCCGCGGAGGACAGCGCGGTCCGGCGCACCAAGGAGACAGGCGGCCGCACGGCCGGCCCCTCAGGGAGGGCATGCGGCCGCACGGCCGGGCCCCCAAGGAGACCAGCGGCCGTACGGCCGACAGCGGCAAGTAAGGAGCGTTCGACATGCCCATCGCTTCCCCCGAGGCTTACGCCGAGATGCTGGACCGCGCCAAGGCCGGCCGGTACGCGTACCCGGCGATCAACGTGACGTCCTCGCAGACGCTGAACGCGGCGCTCAAGGGCTTCTCCGACGCGGAGAGCGACGGCATCATCCAGGTCTCCACCGGTGGCGCGGAGTACCTCTCCGGCCCGTCGGTCAAGGACATGGTCACCGGTGCGGTGGCGTTCGCCGCGTACGCGCACGAGGTGGCCAAGAAGTACCCGGTCAACATCGCGCTGCACACCGACCACTGCCCGAAGGACAAGCTGGACAAGTTCGTCCGGCCGCTGATGGCCGTCTCGCAGGAGCGGGTCAAGCGCGGCGAGGAGCCGCTGTTCCAGTCGCACATGTGGGACGGTTCGGCCGTGCCGGTGGCGGAGAACCTGGAGATCGCCGCCCAGCTCCTCGACGAGGCGGCCAAGGGCAAGATCGTCCTGGAGATCGAGGTCGGCGTCGTCGGTGGCGAGGAGGACGGCGTCGAGAACGCCATCAACGACAAGCTCTACACCACCGTCGAGGACGGCCTGGCCATGGTCGAGGCGCTCGGCCTGGGCGAGAAGGGCCGCTACATGGCGGCGCTGACCTTCGGCAACGTGCACGGCGTCTACAAGCCGGGCAACGTCAAGCTCCGCCCGGAGATCCTGAACA
This is a stretch of genomic DNA from Micromonospora sp. WMMD1082. It encodes these proteins:
- a CDS encoding phage holin family protein, translating into MGFLIRLAATAVALWITTLIVPGVEVTGRTGYDTAFTLLVVALIFGVINAVLKPVIKVVGCVFYLVTLGLFALVVNALLFLLTDWVAGLGDLPFHVDGFWAAFWGAIVMAVVTWLISVVVPDPADRR
- the fbaA gene encoding class II fructose-bisphosphate aldolase produces the protein MPIASPEAYAEMLDRAKAGRYAYPAINVTSSQTLNAALKGFSDAESDGIIQVSTGGAEYLSGPSVKDMVTGAVAFAAYAHEVAKKYPVNIALHTDHCPKDKLDKFVRPLMAVSQERVKRGEEPLFQSHMWDGSAVPVAENLEIAAQLLDEAAKGKIVLEIEVGVVGGEEDGVENAINDKLYTTVEDGLAMVEALGLGEKGRYMAALTFGNVHGVYKPGNVKLRPEILNNIQEAVGAKYGKEKPLSLVFHGGSGSLLSEIREALDYGVVKMNIDTDTQYAFTRPAADHMLRNYDGVLKIDGEVGNKKMYDPRVWGKAAEAGMATRVAEACEHLRSTGTTMTK